TATTCTTGAGATTGAGAAAATTTAAGGGAGCACTACTTTTGCatttcttccttcctttgacttattcacacacacacatacatacacttcCACACATgcatgattgtgtgtttgtggataagatgtgtaactgtgtgtttcTATATTGCAAAATGACATCTCTATTTTCAGGTGTGACTCAATCTCTCACCTACAGGTCTTAGAGACCTGTCTTACAGCAGAAGCCTATTTGTGTTTGGTGTGCTCATGTGGTCTTTAATGGGTGTATGAGTCAATATAGCTTTTGTCATATGAGACAGGAAGATGCACACAAAATGTGGAATGGTCAATGTCATTGTCCGGCAATGGTTTTTACAGTTAACATGAAGATGAAATCTGCTGGGAGAAACACCCAGATCAGACACTGCACAGTCAGGACTGTAGATGGAGGTCTAATGGGTTTTGCAGGCTTGTAGGCTTGTAAGGGACTTTGTCAACAGTTATGTGGTTTGACAATTCAATATTAACTGTGGTGACATTGGAACCCActtgggcatgtgtgtgtatgtgtgtgttgctaaaTTATGCTCTAGGTTGAAGCAGTGTAGCTGTGTTATACACCTAGTGAGTGTGATATACAATCACACTCACATGTGCAGACACAACATCCCCTTTTCATATAAATCTGTAGCCCACAAGGGGGAACTTCCCTGGCTGCCCTGCCCAGTTAGACTGGCTGGAGGCTGGGCGTTGTCCACTGGAGTGGACCTGCAGCAACACATTCAAACTGACTGCATGTCTCATGTCAtagaaacattttcttcatgAATTGTACTTAACATCCACACAAGTTGCTttgttgaaatacattttaaagtagaaACAATTTAGATAACATATAcaatatttatgtttacatatacattCTTTTACAAGACCAACATATGTTGTACAGTTAAGCAATCCAGTTAATTAGTAGAGACAAGAGGGGAAATAAGCTTCACTGGAAGTTAAAGGTGCACTAATGGACATTTcggctcattgttttggttttctggctTACATTTTGATTCAGTATCACTGCTCTTAATTCACAttatttccagcagcagtagGTATTTGTCAGTGATAAGCTAAAAGAAATCCTAACaaatggcagacagacacagttagagacTACCTGGGGAACAGTGAGCAGCATTTAGCAGATAAAGAGAGATCTTTTCCTCAGCAGTGTTGATCTAGACCTAAGAGCTAAAAGACAGTAAATATTGAACTTCCATTTATCATGCAACCTGACActtgactccaaatgaatgataattGTGCTCCTTATCGGCTGGATATGGATGTTCCACTGCCCACAAGTGGccaaacaatatataattaATGTTGCTTTAAACATTGGTGCTAAACCACTTGGATGATCAAAAAGGCcagtttctcaaatgtgaggatttgctgcttttctctgtttttatatcATTGCAAATTGaatacttttgtgttttggattgTTTGTTGAACAAATTAAGTATTTATCTGACTGGATGCTGTCATCATGAAGACCTCTCAAAGGAAACCAGAGCTTTTGTCTGTGCTGCATAGATCTTCACACAGATGTTGTTGGAGGTCATCAagccagctgtgtgtttgagggCGGTTCTTCTCTGGTCAAATGACAGGTTAAACAGAAGGCCCACATACGTCTGGAGCTAGAAAAACCACATCAGGAATGTCAGGGATGATTCTGTGGTTACTGGagtatgaaaaaagaaatggactGTCATGCGGTGGGATTGAATGCGGGACACTTAGGattggtgcatgtgtgtgttttcatacaAGGGGTTGCATGGAAAACATTGTGTAGTGCAACTGATACTCATGTAAAAGTCATTACAATAGTGTcctgtttggggggggggggggggggNNNNNNNNNNGTGGGTCAGTTGGTGGTCTATGGAGGCGGGGCTCCTGGCTGCTGATTGACTGCTGATGATCAGATGACTTTAGGATCAATCTGCGGTGAAGCTTGGTAGTCGTGCTATTTAGGCATCACGCTGTGTAGTCTGCTGCCTCTGCAACACACTGTTTAGACTGCACAGGATGATCTGTCTGGCTTTATTGCAGGGGGGGATACTGAGAAGTAAACATGTCTGCAACACCAAGGTAGACAGATAAGCTCCCATAATAGCAATGCATTGTGAACAACAGGGTAACTTCCCCTCAGTATTGGGTCCTGCTGCTGATTTCTTTGCTCATTAGTTTGTGGCTCAGAATGAGGTCAGGAAATGAGAGCGGAAAAACTGAGAGGAATGCGGGAGGGAGTGccagccaggtgtgtgtgtgtctgtgtgtgtgtgtgtgtgtgtttattttatgtttttgttcttttctctctctctttctctttctctctctcgctctctttctaatgctcatattttccattttgaataAATGCCCGAAGCATAGCTGAAGCTTGATGTAGTCAGTAAggccattaaaaacacacacacacacacacacacacacacacgtcgaGAAACATGCCtttggctctctctctctctctctctctctctctctctctctctctctctgcatatTAGCTTTCCAGTTGTATTTATTAATTCTGCTCTTTTGACGGTTTCCTGTTCATGTTTGGAAGCAGGAAGCTTTGTGCTGCAGGCCAAGTCAGTTTATGTGTCTGGGCCTCATGCAGTTTGGGACCAAATGAGAAcccttgttgtgttttcattgacTTGAGACTTCAGGCAGCTCTCGAGGTTGTGTCTGTTATTTCAAAAATGCCAAATTTTCTCTGCTGTCAGATTCTCCAATGTGAGAACTTGCTGCTTTTTATAATTGTAAGGTCACCTTGGGATTTTTGAAATTGTGGTGggcattttttaataatatctaATATGTTGTAGaccaaaacaattaattgatttatcTGGAAAAAACTCATTGTGAACACCTTGTTCCATTATCTGGTTGTGTGGAGCATCTTTTtgcatccttttttatttttattttttattttattttttatattgacaaaggttttgtcatcatttttttttttttttataatcttaaAAGATAATATCCAAAAACATAATATTCCCAAagagttacaaacaacacaatggGACATAGGGACATGTCCTAGgtctacaaaaacacagaggaaaaacgggagaaagggagacaaaacaacgcATACAGaatcagacacacagacagacacaagaaagggaccaatcacacacgcaaacaaaagaaaaggctacagcattGACTTTAAGGACTTTGCAATGCTGtcccaagtgtccaaagtcttcCCCGGGGCTCCACCCACACGAGCCGCAGAGAgtgacatccaaaaaagaacGGATCAATGTATGAGCGGACAAGTCGTGAGGTTCCAACAGGTTGCAATCATTCTTTTAGCAGCTGTAAGACCAGAAAAGTCAGCACgtttttgagctttagagagctgAAGGGCTGACAAATCATTCACATCAAAaaattgacagtaacaggcacagtaaacTTAATCGAAGTGGAGATTTTGGTTGCAATATTATTCCAGAACTGACAAACCGGAGAGAACATATGAAGAATCTTGAAATTGTAGTTAATCAGCTGATGCTCTGGATTGCGTGATATAtctgttagaccatacatcaaaCCAGTCGAGTTCAATACTTAGGCCTGGGAAATCGCGGaaccagatcctctcaataagAAGGGCAGTGTggccagatatcaccaagaactgataaagcctgggcaccataccacaggttttaggctgcacagtaaatgaCGTccggataggatggatgggcaaagccCTCTGCCAGGTACTTTCTGTCTTTTGATGATGGGATCATGTATCGCTGTGGTCCTCTGTCTCCTCAACAGTCATTCGAGCGAAGgtggtgggagagagagaggtgcatTCTGGGAATGATGTCTATGGGAATCCCATCAAGAGGATCCAGTATGAGGTCAAACAGATCAAGGTAAGAAATCACTGATCAAATTTGAATCCTTAACTTGATAGAATATCCACCAGATGCCTCCCACTATTATGATGCTCAGACTTTGAGTCTTTCAGTCTGACCTTTTGACCTGCTCGCTGTGGTTTTTGTTCCAGATGTTCAAGGGCCCTAACCAGGACATTGAGGCTGTCTTCACGGCTCCTGTGTCCGCTGTCTGTGGCGTTACCCTTGATGTCAACGGCAAGAAGGAGTACTTGATCTCAGGTGAGATTTTATGTCTGCTTTGTTTATTTCTCCaacccacacacaaaacagaaacgTAAAAATGACATGTTGTGGAAATATTTCTCAACTTGACATTGTTACTCTTCACTTTTTGGAGGGATTAAATCCACAAAAAAtagcatgttaattagtgagctgtAGAGGTGCTGCTAGGCAGATTCCGCTACCTCCgttagctgtttccccctgtttacAGTCTTCGTGCTAAGCCAAGCTAACCGTCTCCTGGTTTTAGCTCCATTCTCAGCCTACAGTGAGACCAACATcgatcttttcatctaacttCTGGCAAGATGGTGAACGACcgtatttttccaaaatgttgaacagtTACTTTAGGCATACACTATGTTTAGGGACATTTAGTCCATTACTTCTTTGGCAGATTGccattacattttaacactagATAGTAATTTATCCAGAAAAATACCAAATATAAGTTTATTTGCTCCaatctttctctgttttatatctttgtaaatactattttattgttgaaatataaaaagataaacTTTGATTCCTGGTAACTTCTAATGGgcaaatattattatataataaataaataaaattgtaatactaagatgtaaatgtacaaacaaacagcgaaagaataaaaagacaaaacagacagaTAATCAGATATCAACCTCCAAGTGGAAACATCCAGGCAGACAAACATGAGATTGGATAAAGACTAGCTGGCCTTTTTGTGTGTTGGAGGAGGAACTGTTTATGTTATTATGACTAATGATACACTGCAGACTAAACCCTGTGGAGACTGGGAGTGACTTTGTCTGGCGTGCTACAGCTTGAGCTCCTGAGAGTTGtaaatgtacatactgtatatatctcgTTCACCCTGCTCAAGGTGATGATGACCATGAGacgaaaataaaatgataaaagaaaaaagataccAGGCTGATGGGAGCTGGATATACTGTGACTCAGTGACTGTCCATGTCCTTGGATTCAAATCTCCTATCACAGATAAGGCTGCAAGAAAATGTTTAGATTTTGCGACATTAAAGCAAAAGCAAGACTTCACTTTTTTGCAGAGAGTGGGATGAGTAGTTTGCTTCCACTGTCATGTCTGTTTGCTAAATATGAAGTTGCAACCAGGagatgttagcttagcttagcataaagactgataACAGGAAGAACAAAAATGCTAACATGACTCTGTCCAAAGgcaacaaaatccacctaccatcACTTTTAAAGCACACTTATTAACACATTGTATTGTGTTTCTTTAACTTGTTTAAAACCAAACACCTCGGTTTTGTTCGCTGGACATGCTGGAGACTTCTGTTCAACATAGAGATGAGAGTGGTATCAGTCTTTTATTTAACTCTCCACCTGAGagtgaataagcatatttcccaaaatgtcaaaccataCTTCATGTTTTGTATGCTAAATCTGGTTTTATTGTGACTTAAAGCAGCAGAATGAGACATAGTGCAGTGAGTAGAGGAGACATAAAGGATCATGATGTAATTCATGCTCTGGTTTCCCCATCGCAGACAGAGATGCACCCGCAAACACTCGGCCCTAATTACAGAGAGTTGTACGAGGAGGAACTGCTGAAGCCAGCGTTTCCTCTCCCTCAGACTGCAGGACTTGAGCAGTGGGAAAGGCAGTTAACTTTCTGCAGACCGGAGCATCTTTTAAAACCATTCATCCTTTCTTTAGTTTAAAGGGTTAACCTTTGGGAAAGTTCCAGTGAAACGTGAGTCAGTCCCGTCTCCGAGGACATGCTATAAAGACTTCAACATGTTGAGAGTTGCTCTGAAAGACCGATAACGGTAAAGTGAGGTGGACGTGACCTGAGCAGATCTGTAAACTCAAGTTGAAATATCTCCTTGTTTTGACTGGTGCCACTCATGCATGAAACATAAGCACCAGCTTTTTCACACAGAGGACACGTGGTCTGTGTTGATGCCTGCAGGCACCCGTTTGAAAAGTAATCGATTTGATCAGTTTTACCTGTGAATCTGTTGTATGACGCTCATAGTTTGACCTTTTGTAATAAATAGTCTAATATGAGGATTTATATTGATGAAAGCTCGTGAAGCTTTTATCGCTGTCTCGTTCTTTTGCAGGCAAGGCCGAGGCCGACGGGCGCATGCATGTGACCCTGTGTGATTACATCATGCCCTGGGACTCCTTGAGCAACACCCAGAAGAAGGGCCTTAGTCAACGCTACGAGATGGGCTGTGAATGCAAGGTAAGGGAGTAAAGGACTGTCTGTGTATGCATGGCTTATCTGATATGAATTAGTTGACAGAAAATGCAGTTTGATAAGCCAATTAGTTTTTGgtttcagcttcttaaatgagaggatttgcgtttttttttcttcttcttgttttctgtttttgtaggaattgaataaacaaaatataatgttatataatgtatatgctgtatatacTCTATATGTTAATCAGtatgtttttttgatatttttaccaAAACTGGTAATATATATTCAGATAAGTTTAAGAAAAAATCTGATCCCAAGAAGAGAAATTTGTAAATAAGTAGatagtaaaaaataacaaatacaagaGTAATCAAAGACAAAATTGGTAGGCAAAAGTGACAGTGATGTGATTAATAAACGCAGAGTCAGCAAGTCTATTTTATGTAAATGgcaaataatataaatgtatagtGTATATAAAGTATTGATGCTTAGTGTTTGTCTGGATAttaatatagaaatataatagtaatatgatattgtatgtactgtaataaAACAGTATTATAAGTTATCATTGTTTCACCTAATATCATAACTTGTCTTTACGTGACGCCGCAGTTTGTCCACACAGTATAAGAAGATGgttctgtgtgtctctgcagatTGTGCGCTGTCCCTCTCTGCCCTGTGAGATCTCTGCTCCTGAGGAGTGTCTGTGGACGGACATGATGATCGAGAAGCAGGTTCACGGACGCCAGGCCAGCCACTACGCCTGCGTCAAGAGGGCGGACGGCTCCTGCTCCTGGTACCGCGGCATTGCGTCGCCCAAGAAGGAGTTCCTGGACGCCGATGACCCTTAATCAAGTGGCTCGCCTGACTGCCCACTGCACAGCCTGGCTGGAAAATTAATGTAAACGATTCCATTGAAACTTAAGATAACAACATCAGgcaatgtgattttattttttaattttttaaattttttttaaaggcaaagcTAATGTGACTAAAATTACCTGCTGGTCCGAAAACAACCTTCAGCTTctctttgtatttgttgtcCGTTAGCATTTCAGTTAGACAAAGAAACACGAGGCCGCTTCAAACCTCAGCATTGCTCAAATTTAACTGAGGAGGCTTGGAGGTTGTTCTCAGACTCAGGTTGTTCTCTCTAAAAACAAACCTAGCATCATGAGACATAGACTGGTCAAGTGATGATGTTACTTCCTCCTGAGGCTGGCGTCAGG
This sequence is a window from Etheostoma cragini isolate CJK2018 chromosome 21, CSU_Ecrag_1.0, whole genome shotgun sequence. Protein-coding genes within it:
- the timp2a gene encoding metalloproteinase inhibitor 2a, whose protein sequence is MKMPFSINGILCTLALLVLWRAEELAEACSCAPVHPQQAFCNADVVIRAKVVGEREVHSGNDVYGNPIKRIQYEVKQIKMFKGPNQDIEAVFTAPVSAVCGVTLDVNGKKEYLISGKAEADGRMHVTLCDYIMPWDSLSNTQKKGLSQRYEMGCECKIVRCPSLPCEISAPEECLWTDMMIEKQVHGRQASHYACVKRADGSCSWYRGIASPKKEFLDADDP